A DNA window from Microcystis aeruginosa NIES-843 contains the following coding sequences:
- a CDS encoding glycosyltransferase family 39 protein, which produces MSLKPQSLRTKKHFSINVLLIIVILSLSIFLRFFELSQKPYTTDEVRTLLSSSGYTSQELISQSFNGQILTVKDLNKYQDFASEKTDKDTIYAVTKQDSNPPLYFILLRYWMKFWGNSVLVTRGLSVLIGLLLLPVVYWLSLELFSSSIVGWMTVCLIAVSPFHMINSQEIRFYSLFSLAIILSSLALLRSLRSNNNFNWLGYGLTLALGIYSHVNFIFVYFAQTVYVIVTQKFKFNKLILNHILASTILFVSFLPWALFIIINWSNLTSGLGWMTNFQISVLERILTIIFNTSTVLVDFNNQFNFKNPLPYLIFIIIIYSFWFMYRKAPFHTFLFIALLVIIPGLSQIIPDFLQGGRRTIYSRYLTPSYIGVSLSVAYLLASKAFHGVEKPLKRRLWQLISIAIISLGIFSSLAIAKSPTGRTQGIVPIMNLQIAEVINKSPNVLVITDDMYHRVLALTHLLNSDVYLQVVYGENQKELEEKLSKLEQIGSKFDNIFLYIPSDQLIQQIETNGYNTQLIVSDKDKKRYWLYKITK; this is translated from the coding sequence ATGAGTTTAAAACCTCAATCTCTAAGAACAAAAAAACATTTTAGCATAAATGTATTACTAATCATCGTCATTCTTTCACTAAGTATTTTTTTGAGGTTTTTTGAATTATCCCAAAAACCCTATACAACAGACGAGGTAAGAACGCTGCTTAGTTCTTCAGGATATACCAGCCAAGAGCTTATCTCTCAATCTTTTAATGGACAAATTCTTACTGTTAAAGACCTAAACAAGTATCAAGACTTTGCCAGTGAGAAAACTGACAAAGATACTATTTACGCCGTAACTAAACAAGATTCCAATCCGCCTCTTTACTTTATCCTACTTCGCTACTGGATGAAATTTTGGGGTAATTCGGTTCTAGTGACTCGCGGTTTATCTGTGTTGATAGGCTTATTACTATTACCTGTGGTTTACTGGTTATCTTTAGAATTATTTTCATCAAGTATAGTAGGTTGGATGACAGTTTGCTTAATTGCTGTTTCTCCTTTCCATATGATTAATTCTCAGGAAATTCGTTTCTATAGTCTATTTTCGTTAGCAATTATATTATCTAGTTTGGCACTACTACGCAGCCTGAGAAGTAACAATAATTTTAACTGGTTAGGTTATGGATTAACTCTTGCATTAGGTATTTATTCACACGTTAATTTTATCTTTGTCTATTTTGCACAAACAGTTTATGTAATTGTTACTCAAAAATTTAAGTTTAATAAATTAATACTAAACCATATACTGGCTTCTACCATTTTATTTGTTTCCTTTCTTCCTTGGGCTTTATTTATTATTATAAATTGGAGCAACCTCACATCTGGGCTAGGCTGGATGACTAACTTTCAAATTAGTGTCCTTGAAAGAATATTAACAATTATTTTTAATACATCCACAGTTTTAGTGGATTTTAACAACCAGTTCAATTTTAAAAACCCCTTACCGTATCTAATATTTATTATCATTATATATTCCTTTTGGTTTATGTATCGCAAGGCTCCATTTCATACTTTCTTATTTATAGCTCTATTAGTTATCATACCTGGTCTATCCCAGATTATTCCCGACTTTTTGCAAGGTGGTAGAAGAACTATATACTCTCGCTATCTTACTCCAAGCTATATAGGGGTTAGTCTGTCTGTTGCTTATTTACTTGCTTCTAAAGCTTTTCATGGTGTTGAAAAGCCTCTCAAAAGAAGGTTATGGCAATTGATCAGCATAGCCATAATTTCTCTAGGAATATTTTCCTCTCTTGCTATTGCTAAATCTCCTACGGGAAGAACTCAAGGAATTGTACCTATTATGAACTTACAGATTGCTGAAGTAATTAACAAATCACCTAATGTCTTAGTAATTACTGATGATATGTACCATCGAGTTCTGGCTTTAACTCACTTACTAAATTCAGATGTTTATCTACAGGTTGTCTATGGGGAAAATCAAAAGGAACTAGAAGAAAAACTATCTAAATTAGAGCAAATAGGTAGTAAATTTGACAATATATTTCTATACATCCCCTCTGATCAATTAATTCAGCAAATCGAGACTAATGGTTACAATACTCAGCTTATAGTCAGTGATAAGGATAAAAAGCGATATTGGCTTTATAAAATAACTAAGTAG
- a CDS encoding class II aldolase/adducin family protein, producing MIDEGYVKYNCTWIPDRPLASSEIAELNYWRNRLYRLGLIGQYDNGIGFGNVSQRGKIDKKIIISGTNTGGIPVLNESHYTTVIDYNWQENRVTCRGTIAASSETLTHGAIYEANPQINGVIHIHHRPLWQNLMYRVPTTQENIAYGTPDMAAEIIRLCQEERLEEQQILVMSGHEEGIIAFGQDLEKAGKLLLSYYWQSQAS from the coding sequence ATGATTGATGAAGGTTACGTTAAATATAATTGTACTTGGATTCCTGACCGTCCCTTAGCAAGCTCAGAAATTGCAGAATTAAATTATTGGCGCAATCGGCTCTATCGACTGGGATTAATCGGTCAATACGATAACGGAATCGGTTTTGGGAATGTGAGTCAACGAGGAAAAATAGACAAAAAAATTATTATTTCTGGCACTAATACTGGAGGGATTCCAGTATTAAATGAATCCCATTACACCACAGTTATAGACTACAATTGGCAAGAAAATCGGGTCACTTGTCGGGGAACAATTGCCGCTTCTTCGGAAACTCTCACCCATGGAGCAATTTATGAAGCGAATCCCCAGATTAATGGGGTGATTCATATTCATCATCGCCCCCTGTGGCAAAATTTGATGTATCGAGTGCCGACCACTCAAGAAAATATCGCCTATGGAACCCCAGACATGGCCGCAGAAATTATCCGTTTATGTCAAGAAGAGCGTCTAGAGGAGCAACAAATTTTAGTGATGAGTGGTCATGAAGAAGGAATTATCGCCTTTGGTCAAGATTTAGAAAAAGCGGGCAAATTATTATTATCCTATTACTGGCAATCTCAAGCATCTTGA